In Paracoccus fistulariae, a single window of DNA contains:
- a CDS encoding ABC transporter ATP-binding protein — MIEAADLSKRFDVGGGFLKPSRLLHAVDGVSLSVNKGETFAIVGESGCGKSTLARLLMRLLTPSSGRITIEGHDISDIAGADLRQLRRDVQFIFQDPFSSLNPRLTVAKLVAEPLEAHRPEMTASQRRAEVARLLSQVGLRPEHMDRFPHEFSGGQRQRIGIARALASGPRVLIGDEPVSALDVSVQAQVINLLSDLRDSLGLTLIVIAHDLAVIRQMSDRVAVMYLGRIVETGPTDAIFERPRHPYTRALLAAIPGPDGGGGAGLAGETPSPIDPPTGCHFRTRCEFARDECARTRPPAEPTGEMSEVACLRWRDIGEATDVMPVAPKRSAAAEARFRLYRDAMGQTENNSQQGNNR; from the coding sequence ATGATCGAAGCCGCAGACCTTTCCAAGCGCTTTGACGTGGGTGGCGGATTTCTGAAACCGTCCCGGCTGCTTCACGCCGTCGATGGTGTCTCGCTATCGGTCAACAAGGGCGAGACTTTCGCGATCGTTGGCGAATCGGGCTGCGGAAAATCGACACTGGCGCGCCTTCTGATGCGGCTGCTGACACCGAGTTCGGGCCGGATCACCATAGAGGGGCACGATATTTCCGATATTGCGGGCGCCGATCTGCGCCAATTGCGCCGAGATGTACAGTTCATTTTCCAGGACCCGTTCTCATCGCTCAACCCGCGCCTGACGGTCGCGAAGCTGGTGGCCGAACCGCTTGAGGCGCACAGGCCCGAAATGACCGCAAGCCAGCGCCGGGCAGAGGTCGCAAGGTTGTTGTCACAGGTCGGGCTGCGACCGGAACATATGGATCGCTTTCCGCATGAATTTTCCGGTGGTCAGCGCCAGCGGATCGGAATTGCGCGAGCCCTGGCCTCTGGCCCCAGGGTTCTGATCGGGGATGAGCCGGTCAGCGCGCTGGATGTCTCGGTGCAGGCACAGGTGATCAACCTGCTGTCGGACCTGCGCGACAGTCTTGGCCTGACCCTGATCGTCATTGCGCATGATCTGGCTGTGATCCGCCAGATGAGCGACCGGGTGGCTGTCATGTATCTTGGCCGGATCGTCGAGACGGGTCCGACAGATGCAATCTTCGAGCGCCCGCGCCATCCTTATACTCGCGCGCTTCTGGCCGCGATTCCCGGACCTGATGGCGGCGGCGGCGCCGGACTAGCCGGCGAGACGCCCAGCCCCATCGACCCGCCAACGGGCTGCCATTTCCGCACCCGCTGCGAATTCGCCCGAGATGAATGCGCCCGCACACGTCCGCCCGCGGAACCCACCGGCGAGATGAGCGAGGTCGCCTGCCTGCGTTGGCGCGACATCGGCGAGGCAACCGATGTGATGCCAGTCGCACCCAAACGCAGTGCCGCCGCAGAGGCAAGGTTCCGGCTTTACCGCGACGCCATGGGTCAAACCGAAAACAACAGCCAACAGGGGAACAATCGATGA
- a CDS encoding ABC transporter ATP-binding protein codes for MVTALTDDNDNLLSLRDVSLNVRGHAAPLLDGVSFSVSRGETLCVVGESGCGKSLTSLSIMGLLAPALSAGLRGSMEFDGQDIDLRDLASLKRLRGSRIGMIFQEPMSSLNPAYRIGDQIAEAWRQHNPGDGMDQALEMLRLVGIPAAERRLRDYPHQLSGGMRQRVMIAMALVNNPALLIADEPTTALDVTIQAQILRLIARLQTERHMGTILITHDLGVVAEVATRVAVMYAGRIVETGPVEAIFTDPQHPYTIGLMSSIPPLRGPRERLATVPGIVPSIETMPEGCRFSTRCPFARSECRQTPPLQELAMRHFAACHFAPLEHKLKGAA; via the coding sequence ATGGTGACAGCTCTGACCGACGACAACGACAACCTTCTCAGCCTGCGGGATGTGTCCCTGAATGTCCGGGGCCATGCCGCACCCTTGTTGGACGGCGTTTCGTTTTCGGTGTCACGCGGGGAAACCCTCTGTGTTGTGGGCGAGTCGGGTTGCGGTAAAAGTCTGACCTCGCTTTCGATCATGGGGCTTCTGGCGCCCGCGCTGAGCGCGGGATTACGGGGCAGCATGGAGTTCGACGGCCAGGATATCGATCTGCGCGATCTTGCCTCGCTGAAACGCCTACGCGGCAGCCGGATCGGGATGATCTTTCAGGAACCTATGTCCAGCCTGAACCCGGCCTATCGCATCGGCGACCAGATCGCGGAAGCCTGGCGTCAGCATAATCCGGGCGACGGGATGGATCAGGCGCTGGAGATGCTGCGTCTGGTTGGAATACCAGCAGCCGAGAGGCGGCTTCGCGACTATCCGCATCAGCTTTCTGGCGGGATGCGGCAGCGGGTGATGATTGCCATGGCGCTGGTCAACAATCCGGCGCTGCTGATCGCGGACGAGCCGACCACCGCGCTGGATGTGACCATTCAGGCGCAGATCCTGCGGCTGATCGCCCGCCTCCAGACCGAGCGTCACATGGGCACGATCCTGATCACACATGATCTTGGTGTCGTGGCCGAGGTCGCGACGCGGGTGGCGGTCATGTATGCCGGGCGGATCGTCGAAACCGGCCCGGTCGAAGCGATTTTCACCGATCCACAGCATCCCTATACCATCGGCCTCATGTCCTCGATCCCGCCCTTGCGCGGACCTCGGGAAAGGCTGGCGACGGTGCCCGGTATCGTACCCTCGATCGAGACCATGCCGGAGGGGTGCCGCTTCTCCACGCGTTGCCCCTTTGCGCGCAGCGAATGCCGCCAGACGCCACCGTTGCAGGAACTTGCAATGCGCCATTTCGCGGCCTGCCACTTCGCCCCGCTGGAACACAAGCTGAAAGGCGCCGCATGA